A genomic segment from Nocardiopsis sp. Huas11 encodes:
- a CDS encoding GntP family permease produces the protein MVLGLTGIVLSLILLITLAYRGHSVIAVAPLAALVAVLFAGVPVLATYTQIFMPAMGGFIAKFFPLFLTGAIFGKLMSLSGFAQSLADWIARLLGANRAILVTVLATALLTYGGVSAWVVVFSIYPIAMVLFEKADIPRRLMPAAIALGIFTFATAALPGSPQIHNTIPTLYFGTNTFAAPLLGLTAGAVVFALGLAWLNWRKTKLRAAGESFSDPTDAERGSGGAGTGPQGPEGPGGRAGADGSMGTDAGTGAGAGAGTGTAAQATLTEPSPAVAAPVRGGTAGQGILGLLPVLAVVVTNALMTYAVLPAMDTGYLAEDAYGATDVTSVAGLWSVTTGMVVGILVICLLRFGSIREFVGGISEGAKSAVLPAATTASEIGYGAVIASLAAFMVIRDGIFAISENALITSILSTSGIAAVTGSASGGLTISLETFGEELAVLAAEQGISVEVMHRATAMASTGLDSLPHNGAIITLLLVCGLSHRESYQDIGVVTVVVPIIGVAVTVALGLFFGVF, from the coding sequence ATGGTACTCGGACTGACGGGAATCGTCCTTTCACTGATCCTGCTGATCACCCTGGCCTACCGTGGCCATTCGGTGATCGCGGTCGCCCCCTTGGCCGCGCTGGTCGCGGTCCTGTTCGCGGGTGTGCCCGTATTGGCGACCTACACCCAGATCTTCATGCCGGCGATGGGCGGCTTCATCGCGAAGTTCTTCCCTTTGTTCCTGACCGGGGCGATCTTCGGAAAGCTCATGTCGCTCAGCGGTTTCGCACAGAGCCTCGCCGACTGGATCGCCCGTCTCCTCGGGGCGAACCGGGCGATCCTGGTCACCGTGCTGGCGACCGCGCTGCTCACCTACGGAGGGGTGAGCGCCTGGGTGGTGGTCTTCAGCATCTACCCGATCGCCATGGTCCTGTTCGAGAAGGCCGACATCCCCCGGCGGCTGATGCCGGCGGCCATCGCCCTGGGGATCTTCACCTTCGCGACGGCGGCACTGCCGGGCTCCCCGCAGATCCACAACACGATCCCGACCCTGTACTTCGGGACCAACACGTTCGCGGCCCCGTTGCTGGGCCTGACCGCCGGCGCCGTCGTGTTCGCCCTCGGCCTGGCGTGGCTGAACTGGCGCAAGACGAAGTTGCGGGCGGCCGGGGAGTCGTTCTCGGACCCGACCGACGCCGAGCGCGGCAGCGGCGGCGCCGGGACCGGGCCGCAGGGACCGGAGGGTCCGGGCGGCCGTGCCGGAGCCGACGGTTCCATGGGCACGGATGCGGGCACGGGCGCAGGCGCGGGCGCGGGCACGGGTACGGCCGCCCAGGCCACGCTGACCGAGCCGAGCCCGGCCGTGGCCGCGCCGGTACGCGGTGGGACGGCCGGGCAGGGGATCCTGGGACTCCTGCCGGTTCTGGCGGTGGTCGTGACCAACGCCCTGATGACCTACGCGGTCCTTCCCGCGATGGACACGGGGTACCTCGCCGAGGACGCCTACGGGGCCACGGACGTCACGAGTGTGGCCGGCCTGTGGTCGGTGACGACGGGCATGGTCGTCGGGATCCTCGTGATCTGCCTGCTGAGGTTCGGTTCGATCCGTGAGTTCGTCGGCGGGATCTCCGAAGGCGCCAAGAGCGCGGTCCTGCCCGCCGCCACCACGGCGAGCGAGATCGGTTACGGCGCGGTCATCGCCTCTCTCGCGGCGTTCATGGTGATCCGCGACGGGATCTTCGCGATCAGCGAGAACGCGCTCATCACCTCCATCCTGTCCACGTCCGGGATCGCCGCCGTCACCGGGTCGGCGTCCGGAGGTCTGACGATCTCGCTGGAGACCTTCGGCGAGGAACTCGCCGTGCTCGCCGCGGAGCAGGGGATCAGCGTGGAGGTGATGCACCGGGCGACCGCGATGGCCTCGACGGGCCTGGACTCCCTGCCGCACAACGGAGCGATCATCACGCTGCTGCTGGTGTGCGGGCTGTCCCACCGCGAGTCCTACCAGGACATCGGCGTGGTCACGGTCGTCGTCCCGATCATCGGTGTCGCGGTGACCGTCGCGCTCGGGCTCTTCTTCGGAGTCTTCTGA
- a CDS encoding MmcQ/YjbR family DNA-binding protein, giving the protein MGVEIERFLRLVKALPKCEHRDSEQYTTFRVDGKPFGYLWPRTATVGLKQTLLEQTALVAERPEVFEVQFTASGFGWVVVHLDAIDLEELSELTLEAWYLTAPEELIAAAPTPESLVAA; this is encoded by the coding sequence ATGGGCGTTGAGATCGAGCGGTTTCTGCGGTTGGTGAAGGCACTGCCGAAGTGTGAACACAGGGACTCGGAGCAGTACACGACGTTCCGTGTGGACGGAAAGCCGTTCGGCTACCTGTGGCCGCGGACCGCCACGGTGGGGCTGAAGCAGACGCTTCTGGAGCAGACCGCGCTGGTGGCCGAGCGGCCCGAGGTGTTCGAGGTGCAGTTCACGGCCAGCGGGTTCGGCTGGGTGGTCGTGCACCTGGACGCGATCGACCTGGAGGAGCTCAGTGAACTGACGCTGGAGGCCTGGTACCTGACGGCGCCCGAGGAGCTGATCGCGGCCGCACCGACTCCGGAGTCCCTGGTCGCGGCCTGA
- a CDS encoding ethyl tert-butyl ether degradation protein EthD produces MGDEHQAAGDPAGPNARSTAELRAEAAAGRVGTAELENAAQRALTAFCWWRDDLPRRVCEDYWRDVHGIMFARAPGLWQCRQLRLAPNRPGLWPAVTGLSFDVPEAAQPHGIPHGLFLSEADLAAFGRHPLTRETIPNDAHHFMGRIGSQLTPPGGGRTLVDRLDDPAMQGPPPVPTFVLCFVARTGAASTEEFHRFLTEHIARPWSEHPSVLRLRVEPLPPYEQSVMASPGVAHPWPGNDTYLGWIELAVRDEGVLRDLVSGPGAAELSEQVAAIHTYPVREVYTLICAGRPTDVGLRGYPAVRTILAAGVDDQREENVLELLFGDAVHGLDQLRRRP; encoded by the coding sequence ATGGGCGACGAACACCAGGCGGCCGGGGATCCGGCCGGACCCAACGCGAGGAGCACCGCCGAGCTGAGGGCCGAGGCGGCGGCCGGGCGCGTGGGGACGGCCGAGCTGGAGAATGCCGCGCAGCGGGCCCTGACGGCCTTCTGCTGGTGGCGCGACGACCTCCCGCGGCGCGTCTGCGAGGACTACTGGCGTGACGTGCACGGGATCATGTTCGCCCGCGCCCCGGGCCTGTGGCAGTGCCGCCAGCTGCGCCTCGCACCCAACCGCCCCGGCCTCTGGCCGGCGGTCACGGGCCTGTCGTTCGATGTGCCGGAGGCGGCCCAGCCGCACGGCATACCGCACGGGCTCTTCCTGTCCGAGGCCGACCTGGCCGCGTTCGGCCGCCACCCGCTGACGCGGGAGACCATTCCGAACGACGCGCACCACTTCATGGGCCGCATCGGCTCCCAGCTGACTCCTCCCGGCGGCGGCCGCACGCTGGTGGACCGTCTCGACGACCCCGCCATGCAGGGTCCTCCCCCGGTCCCGACCTTCGTGCTCTGCTTCGTCGCGCGCACCGGAGCCGCGTCGACCGAGGAGTTCCACCGCTTCCTGACCGAACACATCGCACGTCCGTGGAGCGAGCATCCAAGCGTGCTGCGCCTACGCGTCGAGCCGCTCCCGCCCTACGAGCAGTCGGTGATGGCCTCGCCGGGGGTGGCGCACCCATGGCCGGGCAACGACACCTACCTCGGCTGGATCGAGCTGGCCGTGCGCGATGAGGGGGTGCTGCGCGACCTCGTGTCAGGACCGGGCGCCGCCGAACTCTCCGAGCAGGTCGCGGCGATCCACACCTATCCGGTCCGCGAGGTCTACACGCTCATCTGCGCGGGACGGCCGACCGACGTCGGTCTGCGCGGCTATCCGGCGGTGCGCACGATCCTCGCCGCGGGCGTGGACGATCAGCGCGAAGAGAACGTCCTGGAACTCCTCTTCGGCGACGCCGTCCACGGTCTCGACCAGCTCAGACGGAGACCCTGA
- a CDS encoding HD domain-containing protein: MVIPSDEEIRALHRKYAPTPEAFALVYTHCEIVCAVAEQLLDRSGLALDRALVRAGCLLHDIGVYRLYDASGRLDHTRYVSHGVLGHEILAGEGLPETLCRFCSHHTGVGLTRVDIREQALPVPERDYVAESAEEELVMYADKFHSKRNPPVFLTADAYAAAVARFGEDKVIRFKEMRARFGTPHLAPLVSAYGHDLTGATDGAVRADENA, encoded by the coding sequence ATGGTGATCCCCAGTGACGAAGAGATCCGTGCTCTGCACCGGAAGTACGCGCCCACGCCCGAGGCGTTCGCGCTCGTGTACACGCACTGCGAGATCGTGTGCGCGGTCGCCGAGCAATTGCTCGACCGGTCCGGGCTCGCACTGGACCGAGCCCTGGTCCGCGCGGGGTGCCTTCTGCACGACATCGGGGTCTACCGCCTGTACGACGCCTCCGGCCGGCTCGACCACACGCGCTATGTCAGCCATGGCGTGCTCGGCCACGAGATCCTCGCCGGAGAGGGGCTGCCCGAGACGCTGTGCCGGTTCTGCTCCCACCACACCGGTGTGGGGCTGACCCGCGTGGACATCCGCGAGCAGGCGCTGCCCGTCCCGGAGCGGGACTACGTGGCCGAGTCCGCCGAGGAGGAGCTGGTGATGTACGCGGACAAGTTCCACAGCAAGCGCAACCCGCCGGTGTTCCTCACCGCCGACGCCTACGCGGCGGCCGTCGCCCGCTTCGGCGAGGACAAGGTCATCCGCTTCAAGGAGATGCGCGCCCGCTTCGGCACCCCCCACCTGGCCCCGCTGGTGTCGGCCTACGGCCATGACCTGACCGGGGCCACCGACGGGGCGGTGCGAGCGGACGAGAACGCCTGA